A single genomic interval of Asinibacterium sp. OR53 harbors:
- a CDS encoding glycoside hydrolase family 172 protein, with translation MIKPSVATKHGLLLCFAFLLLIQANAQNNLEQLYKLSDAKSRSISPENFTGAKGMGGMATTGTGASAARELGQTWKLSPSVVIKSHTAFTLADIDSSGCINHIWMTPTGNWRNSIIRFYWDGESTPSVECPVGDFFCMGWGQYAPLSSLAVCVNPGSAFNCYWPMPFRRRCKITMENIDDKDMTLYYSINYELKEIAREAAYFHAQYKRINPNPYKKDYVLLDGVTGKGQYVGTYMAIGVHANGWWGEGEIKFYMDGDSQFPTICGTGTEDYFCGSYDFDTRSKNASGVMESNYTAFNTPYAGLVQVIRPDGHYNSQQRFGLYRWHITDPIRFEKNLKVTIQDLGWHNDNSGRYLPLQDDIASVVFWYQAEPHGRFPQLPAKDELEVN, from the coding sequence ATGATAAAACCATCGGTTGCAACCAAACATGGATTGTTGTTGTGCTTTGCCTTTCTTTTGTTGATACAGGCAAACGCACAAAATAACCTTGAACAATTATATAAGTTATCCGATGCTAAAAGCAGGAGCATTAGTCCGGAGAATTTTACAGGAGCAAAAGGTATGGGCGGGATGGCTACCACCGGTACCGGCGCTTCTGCTGCCAGGGAACTCGGACAAACCTGGAAGCTGAGTCCCTCTGTAGTGATCAAATCACACACCGCATTCACACTGGCCGATATCGATTCCAGCGGCTGTATCAATCATATCTGGATGACACCAACCGGCAACTGGCGCAATAGCATCATCCGTTTTTATTGGGATGGAGAAAGTACGCCCAGTGTGGAATGTCCGGTGGGCGACTTTTTTTGTATGGGATGGGGACAGTACGCGCCGCTCAGCTCTCTGGCCGTTTGTGTGAACCCGGGCAGTGCGTTCAACTGCTACTGGCCAATGCCGTTCAGGCGCCGTTGTAAGATCACGATGGAGAATATAGATGATAAGGATATGACCCTTTATTATTCCATCAATTATGAGCTGAAAGAAATTGCCCGCGAAGCTGCCTATTTTCATGCACAGTACAAGCGCATCAACCCTAACCCTTATAAAAAAGATTATGTGTTGCTGGATGGTGTTACGGGTAAGGGGCAATATGTGGGAACCTATATGGCCATTGGTGTACATGCCAACGGCTGGTGGGGTGAGGGAGAGATCAAGTTCTATATGGATGGTGACAGCCAATTCCCTACGATATGCGGAACCGGAACGGAAGATTATTTCTGCGGAAGCTATGATTTTGATACCAGGAGTAAAAACGCATCAGGGGTTATGGAGAGCAATTATACTGCATTCAACACACCATATGCCGGGCTGGTACAGGTGATACGTCCGGATGGGCATTATAATTCCCAACAAAGGTTTGGCCTATACCGCTGGCATATTACCGATCCTATACGTTTTGAAAAGAATTTAAAGGTAACCATACAAGACCTGGGCTGGCACAACGATAACAGCGGCCGGTATTTGCCATTGCAGGACGATATTGCCAGTGTTGTATTCTGGTATCAGGCAGAGCCTCATGGCAGGTTCCCGCAACTGCCGGCTAAGGATGAGCTGGAAGTGAACTAA
- a CDS encoding RagB/SusD family nutrient uptake outer membrane protein: MYTMNNITIKKWFVFSFLIILVSGMQSCTKQLEKTPVDQVDGQAVFSSVQTLEQGVLGVYADWQEEYIMQLASVPTDECRIGLKNAGVNSSAQSLFRWTFSVGDKEIASPWATAYQIIGRANSILEHIGTVPVKNASEEIKRNQLKGELLVIRAFQHFDLYRAYAYAPVYTPDAAAVPYITRTDLDSKPSRPATADFFKLLKQDISDAETLLAQQTSSTNIRMGLNALQSLEARVALYAGDWQGAIDKSSLLINKIPLATPDVFPAIWQDQSDAEVIFKLKRTNRSAFRPGDVWKNVATGIVYFAPALKLMRLYDSANDVRYSSYFATDSSLITGGQLPNTINKYAGQPGALNLADVKVFRTAEMYLIRAEAYARMGRLADGTNDLNTLRAARIQGYTSQSFASNTDLIRAILTERYKELAFEGHRLFDLRRTNSNIERLADDLPAGVTKNLLQPSESVYHTPIPQAELLVNSNILPNNPGW, from the coding sequence ATGTACACAATGAACAACATTACAATAAAGAAATGGTTTGTATTTTCTTTCCTGATCATACTGGTATCCGGTATGCAGTCATGCACCAAGCAACTGGAAAAAACACCTGTTGACCAGGTAGACGGCCAGGCCGTTTTCTCATCCGTACAAACATTGGAACAGGGCGTATTGGGCGTGTATGCCGACTGGCAGGAAGAGTATATCATGCAATTGGCAAGTGTGCCCACAGATGAATGCCGCATTGGTTTAAAGAATGCGGGTGTGAACAGCAGTGCACAATCATTGTTCAGGTGGACTTTCTCTGTTGGCGATAAAGAGATTGCCAGCCCCTGGGCCACTGCTTACCAGATCATAGGAAGGGCCAATAGTATACTGGAGCATATCGGTACAGTGCCCGTAAAGAATGCGAGCGAGGAAATAAAGAGAAACCAGCTGAAGGGGGAATTGCTGGTCATCCGGGCTTTTCAGCATTTCGACCTGTACAGGGCTTATGCTTATGCGCCGGTGTACACGCCCGATGCAGCCGCTGTTCCTTATATTACGCGTACGGATCTTGATTCCAAACCTTCCCGCCCAGCTACCGCTGATTTTTTCAAATTATTGAAACAGGATATATCCGATGCAGAAACCCTGCTTGCTCAACAGACAAGCAGCACTAATATCAGGATGGGCCTGAATGCACTGCAATCGCTGGAAGCCCGGGTAGCGCTGTATGCGGGCGACTGGCAAGGAGCCATTGATAAATCCTCCCTGCTGATCAATAAAATTCCATTGGCAACACCGGATGTTTTTCCTGCCATATGGCAGGATCAAAGCGATGCGGAAGTGATCTTTAAACTGAAGCGCACCAATCGCAGCGCTTTCCGTCCGGGTGATGTATGGAAAAATGTTGCTACCGGTATTGTATATTTTGCACCGGCGCTCAAACTGATGCGGTTGTATGACAGCGCCAATGATGTGCGTTACAGCAGTTACTTTGCTACAGATTCCTCTTTGATAACAGGCGGGCAATTACCAAATACCATCAATAAATATGCGGGACAGCCGGGTGCTCTTAACCTGGCAGACGTAAAAGTATTTCGTACAGCGGAAATGTACCTGATACGTGCAGAGGCTTATGCACGTATGGGCAGACTGGCAGATGGTACCAATGATCTGAATACTTTACGTGCCGCAAGGATACAAGGTTATACCAGCCAGTCCTTCGCCAGTAATACGGATCTTATCAGGGCCATTCTTACAGAACGATACAAAGAACTGGCATTTGAGGGGCACCGGTTATTTGATTTGAGGCGCACTAATAGCAATATAGAGCGCCTGGCAGATGATTTACCGGCCGGTGTTACCAAGAATCTGTTGCAACCTTCCGAATCAGTATATCACACGCCCATTCCGCAGGCAGAATTGCTGGTGAACAGTAATATCCTTCCTAATAATCCCGGATGGTAG
- a CDS encoding SusC/RagA family TonB-linked outer membrane protein, which translates to MKLMLSSICFLLAGLLSFVPLYAQDRLLKGRVQDGTSHLPITGVYVSCKENHANVITDSSGRFTLKITNQLCTLVIKSMGYETKQMTVTPLDNDLVIPLTADVQEMREVVVTGYTQQSRNKTTGAVSTIKAAAIDNNPVGSFDVMLQGRAPGLYVGTPTGQPGEAGRVTIRGLGSINGDTNPLYIVDGVPIAAASFAALNTDDFESINVLKDAASTAPYGSRAANGVVVITTKKGMALPDGKVRINYKTQMGFSEVNSSKWDMMNTSQRLQFEEILQDPNLPGWAYSANNPNKIVNGVSTPKTAADYAFGKHYLDSLKTINTDWRKYLLRKAFTQSHTLNLSGGNDRTLFYIAASYLNQEGIALNSSLKRYSLRANIQNTSGRLKSSLSVGLSTAAVRYIQDEGVAPQGGAAVGGGGITEKNPIASLYYALPYQSPTDSAGPGNFGSNALDVYRNSLRKDNQIKAVVSLNEDFRLSSNLHLIGTVGIDYQQSNFTNYLNPDSYYGAQEPNGNRGSYQRSLATRLGLIANGGIRYNKKWGDHELEANLLAEMNRIKGEGFGFTGYGLNSLLLNTPAGVSQGTADNNFIPAISGQTTPDNLLLSQIAIARYSYSNKYTLSASLRRDGSSQVPALNRYKYFYAVGGSWNVLSESFAERLRTHFSYLRLRASYGLTGNAGGFASDYGYRELYAPANYAGQSAYELQTPGNPAYNWEMNRIADVAVEAGFFKNRLRTELDFYNRITDGLFVNRNLSLTTGFATISSNEGRIRNRGVELMIEGDIIKQKDWKVTAGLNLAYNQNMVLTLGNERKIFADEASMSLPGYALGTFYAVRWQGVDPATGAPIYLTKDGKTTNTYNSGDAVPMAGKVYDPPYKGGFTLNVTYKQFEVSLLMSFIKGMSRLNYPNLYAHSGDANYRQYNQSADMLNIWQKPGDHVAYAGAQYPTFFTSRDIMSADYLKLRNLSIAYHVPLGTNLSKYIHGLKVFAYGQNLFSFMKWRGFDPEDANDIAQYEYPMPRMITGGINVSF; encoded by the coding sequence ATGAAATTGATGTTGAGCAGTATTTGTTTCCTGTTGGCGGGCTTATTGTCATTTGTGCCATTGTATGCACAAGACCGGCTTTTAAAAGGGCGCGTACAAGACGGAACATCCCATTTACCTATAACAGGAGTTTATGTTTCCTGTAAAGAAAACCATGCCAATGTGATCACTGATTCATCGGGCCGGTTTACGCTAAAAATAACTAACCAGTTATGTACACTGGTGATCAAATCGATGGGGTATGAAACCAAACAAATGACCGTTACCCCGTTGGACAATGACCTCGTGATTCCTTTGACCGCAGATGTACAGGAGATGAGAGAAGTCGTGGTAACGGGTTATACACAGCAGAGCAGGAACAAGACCACGGGCGCTGTGTCTACCATCAAAGCTGCTGCCATAGATAACAACCCCGTTGGATCATTCGATGTGATGCTGCAAGGACGTGCACCAGGATTATATGTAGGAACGCCTACAGGGCAACCTGGTGAAGCTGGTCGTGTTACCATACGCGGACTGGGTTCCATTAACGGCGATACTAATCCGCTTTATATTGTAGATGGAGTTCCCATTGCTGCCGCTTCTTTTGCCGCTTTGAATACAGATGATTTCGAATCTATCAACGTGTTGAAAGATGCGGCTTCTACAGCACCTTATGGTTCGAGAGCGGCTAATGGTGTGGTCGTGATCACTACCAAAAAAGGAATGGCACTGCCGGATGGTAAAGTGCGTATCAACTATAAAACACAGATGGGTTTTTCTGAGGTCAACAGTTCCAAGTGGGATATGATGAATACCTCACAGCGCCTGCAGTTTGAAGAGATACTGCAGGATCCCAACCTTCCGGGATGGGCTTATTCGGCGAATAACCCGAATAAGATCGTAAATGGAGTGAGCACGCCGAAAACAGCCGCTGATTATGCATTTGGCAAGCACTACCTCGATAGCCTGAAAACCATCAATACCGACTGGCGTAAATACTTACTTCGTAAAGCTTTTACACAATCGCATACATTGAACTTGTCGGGCGGTAATGATCGTACCCTGTTTTATATTGCCGCTTCTTACCTGAACCAGGAAGGTATTGCATTGAATTCCAGCCTGAAACGCTATAGTTTGAGGGCCAATATCCAGAATACCAGCGGCCGTTTGAAATCGAGCCTGTCTGTTGGATTGTCTACCGCTGCTGTGCGTTACATACAGGACGAAGGTGTGGCGCCACAAGGGGGTGCAGCAGTAGGAGGTGGTGGTATTACAGAAAAGAATCCCATCGCCTCACTGTATTATGCATTGCCTTATCAGTCGCCCACTGATTCTGCCGGACCCGGTAATTTTGGTTCCAATGCCCTGGATGTGTATCGCAATAGCCTGCGTAAAGACAACCAGATCAAAGCGGTGGTCTCTCTGAATGAGGATTTCCGTTTGTCTTCCAACCTGCACCTGATCGGTACGGTGGGCATCGATTACCAGCAATCCAATTTTACCAACTATCTCAATCCCGATTCTTATTATGGCGCGCAGGAACCGAATGGCAACCGCGGATCTTACCAGCGCAGCCTCGCAACCAGGCTGGGTTTGATTGCGAACGGGGGCATTCGCTACAACAAAAAATGGGGTGACCACGAACTGGAAGCCAACCTGCTGGCTGAAATGAACCGGATCAAAGGAGAAGGTTTTGGCTTTACCGGTTACGGATTGAACAGCTTGCTTCTCAATACACCTGCCGGTGTATCACAGGGTACGGCTGATAATAATTTCATTCCTGCTATAAGCGGACAAACCACACCCGATAACCTGTTGTTGTCGCAGATAGCCATTGCCCGTTATTCTTATTCCAACAAATACACATTGTCGGCAAGCCTGAGAAGAGATGGTTCTTCGCAAGTGCCTGCTTTGAACCGGTATAAATATTTCTATGCTGTAGGCGGCAGTTGGAATGTGCTCTCTGAATCCTTTGCCGAACGATTGAGAACTCACTTTTCTTACTTGCGGCTGAGAGCCAGTTATGGCCTCACCGGCAATGCAGGCGGATTTGCCAGCGATTATGGATACAGGGAGCTGTATGCGCCGGCCAACTATGCAGGGCAAAGCGCTTATGAGTTGCAAACCCCAGGTAACCCGGCTTATAACTGGGAGATGAATCGTATTGCAGACGTGGCCGTTGAAGCCGGGTTCTTCAAGAACAGACTGCGTACCGAGCTTGATTTTTATAACCGTATTACCGATGGCCTGTTTGTGAACAGGAACCTTTCCCTCACAACCGGTTTTGCTACCATTTCATCCAATGAGGGAAGGATCAGGAACAGGGGTGTGGAACTGATGATAGAAGGAGACATCATCAAACAAAAGGATTGGAAAGTGACGGCTGGTCTGAACCTGGCTTATAACCAGAACATGGTGTTAACACTGGGTAATGAGCGCAAGATATTTGCCGATGAAGCATCGATGAGTTTACCAGGTTATGCACTGGGAACTTTTTATGCTGTTCGCTGGCAAGGTGTTGATCCTGCAACAGGGGCCCCGATTTATTTAACAAAAGATGGAAAGACCACCAACACATATAATTCAGGTGATGCAGTACCCATGGCAGGTAAGGTATACGATCCTCCTTACAAAGGCGGCTTTACCCTGAATGTTACCTATAAACAATTTGAAGTTTCGTTGCTGATGAGTTTCATCAAAGGTATGTCCAGGCTCAATTATCCCAACCTGTATGCCCACTCGGGTGATGCCAACTACAGGCAGTATAATCAATCGGCCGATATGCTGAATATCTGGCAGAAACCCGGTGATCATGTTGCTTATGCAGGGGCGCAGTATCCTACTTTCTTTACTTCCAGGGATATCATGAGTGCCGATTACCTTAAGCTTAGGAACCTGTCCATTGCATACCATGTTCCTTTGGGAACAAACCTGTCGAAATACATACACGGGCTGAAAGTTTTTGCATACGGACAGAACCTGTTCTCATTCATGAAATGGCGTGGGTTTGATCCGGAAGATGCCAATGATATTGCGCAATATGAATATCCTATGCCCAGAATGATCACAGGTGGTATCAATGTTTCATTTTAA
- a CDS encoding HAMP domain-containing sensor histidine kinase, with translation MKIKDRLLMQFTVLFAILLLGVLTGIYFITDSNRKSEFRNRLTERATVVAQLFLAEDNLPSDKFKDIIKKYPQSIPGEIVRIYDSSDQPVFLRDSISHEWSRAIIHEVRSSGSIRYFDHNRQVVGILYQDNSGDFCVLISAVDQYGIKAMQQLFHVMLLFFLSSLLITLIIGHFFSRVALQPIKKMIRDIRIVRSTSLDQRLNESGGKDEISELIRSFNDLLEHLEQSFETQKQFVSNASHELRTPLTSIIGSLEVSLRAKRSEDDYRKTLETVLNETEHLNELLNSLLELAQATIVDEDRQDVRLDELMWQVKDEYAAHHEVELIYHLSADQHLYTFSCNRHLLFLAIGNILKNAIKFSDGKRVDCVLTANNHKTSLIIRDYGIGINEEDRKNIFRPFFRASNAKKYEGVGIGLSLSEKIFRLHNVLLTVRSQPGNGTDMIMEFPQH, from the coding sequence ATGAAGATCAAGGACAGGTTGTTGATGCAGTTCACCGTATTATTCGCCATACTCTTATTGGGTGTGCTTACCGGTATCTATTTCATCACAGACAGCAACAGGAAAAGTGAATTCAGGAACCGGTTGACAGAGCGGGCTACCGTTGTAGCGCAGCTGTTCCTGGCAGAAGACAACCTGCCTTCAGACAAGTTCAAGGATATCATCAAAAAATACCCCCAATCCATTCCGGGCGAAATAGTACGTATTTACGATAGCAGCGACCAGCCTGTTTTTTTAAGAGACAGCATTTCACATGAATGGAGCCGTGCAATCATTCATGAGGTACGTTCATCGGGAAGTATTCGTTATTTTGATCATAACCGTCAAGTGGTTGGCATATTGTACCAGGATAATTCCGGAGACTTCTGTGTATTGATTTCGGCAGTAGATCAATATGGTATCAAAGCCATGCAACAGTTGTTCCATGTGATGTTGCTGTTCTTCCTGAGCTCCCTGTTGATTACCCTGATCATCGGGCACTTTTTTTCAAGAGTGGCACTTCAGCCGATCAAAAAGATGATCCGGGATATCAGGATCGTTCGTTCTACCAGTTTAGACCAGCGGTTGAATGAATCGGGCGGAAAAGACGAGATCAGCGAATTGATACGTTCTTTCAATGATTTGCTCGAACACCTGGAACAATCTTTCGAGACCCAAAAACAATTTGTAAGCAATGCGTCGCATGAACTGCGAACGCCACTAACTTCCATCATTGGTTCACTGGAAGTGAGCCTGCGTGCCAAAAGAAGCGAAGACGACTACCGGAAAACGCTGGAAACAGTACTGAATGAAACGGAACACCTGAATGAATTATTGAACAGCCTGCTGGAACTGGCCCAGGCAACCATTGTAGATGAAGACAGGCAGGATGTTCGCCTGGATGAACTGATGTGGCAGGTAAAAGATGAATATGCTGCTCATCATGAGGTAGAACTCATCTATCATTTATCCGCTGATCAACATTTGTACACGTTTTCCTGCAACAGGCACCTGCTTTTTCTGGCCATTGGAAACATACTGAAGAATGCGATCAAGTTTTCAGACGGGAAAAGAGTAGACTGTGTACTCACAGCCAACAACCATAAGACCTCCCTCATCATCCGCGATTACGGAATAGGCATCAATGAAGAAGATCGTAAGAATATCTTCAGGCCTTTTTTCAGGGCATCCAATGCAAAAAAATACGAAGGAGTGGGCATTGGGTTATCGCTCAGTGAAAAAATATTCCGCTTGCACAATGTTTTATTGACCGTTCGTTCACAACCTGGAAATGGAACCGATATGATCATGGAGTTCCCCCAACATTAA
- a CDS encoding response regulator, translating into MNILLVEDELKVADFIRKGLKEQLHDVTVAYDGLTGERLALENDYDVVVMDVILPQRNGLEVCKELRRLKPELPVLLLTALGTMQDKMAGFDCGADDYLVKPFHFEELIARLRVLTRRKTLIAPGTIYRVADLEVDGYKKKVTRNKKEILLTAKEFALLEVLVIHKNRVLSRTKIAEMVWGIDFNRGTNLIDVYINYLRSKIDKGFEQQLIHTVIGMGYTLKEP; encoded by the coding sequence ATGAATATCCTGCTGGTAGAAGATGAACTGAAAGTGGCTGATTTTATCAGAAAAGGACTCAAAGAACAATTACATGATGTAACCGTTGCCTATGATGGGTTAACGGGAGAGCGGCTTGCCCTGGAAAATGATTATGACGTGGTAGTGATGGATGTGATCTTGCCGCAGCGGAACGGACTGGAAGTATGCAAAGAACTCCGTCGCCTCAAACCTGAACTCCCCGTATTACTGTTAACTGCATTGGGAACCATGCAGGATAAAATGGCAGGATTCGATTGCGGTGCCGACGATTACCTGGTTAAGCCCTTTCATTTTGAAGAACTGATTGCCCGTCTGAGGGTGCTCACCCGCCGTAAGACCCTGATAGCTCCCGGTACCATTTACAGGGTAGCCGACCTGGAAGTAGACGGTTATAAAAAAAAGGTGACCCGGAATAAAAAAGAGATCCTGTTAACTGCCAAAGAATTCGCGTTACTGGAAGTGCTGGTGATCCATAAGAACCGGGTATTGTCGCGAACAAAGATCGCTGAAATGGTCTGGGGCATTGATTTCAACAGGGGAACCAACCTCATTGATGTGTACATCAATTACCTGCGCAGTAAAATAGACAAGGGGTTTGAGCAACAACTGATCCATACGGTCATTGGAATGGGCTATACACTCAAAGAACCATAA
- a CDS encoding VIT1/CCC1 transporter family protein, with amino-acid sequence MPHNEEHLKSSAFITDVVIGMSDGLTVPFALAAGLSGAVSNNTIVVTAGIAEIVAGCIAMGLGGYLAGRTELEHYQSELKREYDEVEQMPEKEKQEVKEVFAAYGINAEGQHLLAEEMAKDKHKWVDFMMKFELGLEKPDPNRARNSALTIGIAYCVGGLLPLSAYFFTHTPHDGLLISVVITTISLFVFGYFKSKVTGQAPVAGALKVTMIGLVAAAAAFLIAKLVGNV; translated from the coding sequence ATGCCGCATAACGAAGAACATTTGAAAAGCTCTGCCTTCATTACCGATGTGGTAATAGGCATGAGTGATGGGCTCACCGTACCTTTTGCTTTGGCAGCAGGTCTGAGCGGAGCCGTGTCTAATAATACTATTGTGGTTACTGCCGGTATCGCAGAGATAGTGGCAGGGTGTATTGCGATGGGGCTGGGCGGATACCTGGCAGGCAGAACAGAGCTGGAGCATTACCAGAGTGAATTGAAGAGGGAGTATGATGAAGTAGAGCAGATGCCTGAAAAAGAAAAGCAGGAAGTAAAAGAGGTCTTTGCAGCATACGGGATCAATGCAGAGGGCCAACACCTGTTAGCTGAAGAGATGGCAAAAGACAAACACAAATGGGTTGATTTCATGATGAAATTTGAGTTGGGACTGGAAAAACCCGATCCCAACAGGGCGCGCAATTCTGCACTCACCATTGGTATAGCGTATTGTGTAGGCGGCCTGTTGCCTCTGTCGGCTTATTTTTTTACCCATACGCCGCATGATGGCTTGTTGATTTCCGTGGTCATTACCACGATCAGCCTGTTTGTATTCGGTTATTTCAAAAGTAAGGTCACAGGCCAGGCGCCTGTGGCCGGGGCGCTGAAAGTGACCATGATTGGGCTGGTAGCTGCTGCGGCTGCTTTTTTGATAGCCAAGCTTGTGGGGAACGTCTAA